A section of the Apium graveolens cultivar Ventura unplaced genomic scaffold, ASM990537v1 ctg6151, whole genome shotgun sequence genome encodes:
- the LOC141703057 gene encoding putative mitochondrial protein AtMg00310 has product MVAQVLPSYAMYVFLLPADLIKDIEGCMAKNFWNSNQKNNSKIGWMSWKRMSKHKLSGGLGFRCLRDFNIAMLGKQCWRLLTNHESLVAQVYKGKYYANGDFLNVDLGSSPSFILRSICEVGKVMSAWSSWRIGNGMDIRILNHPWLHDQRNPYIESTSPDLLNQNVASLFK; this is encoded by the coding sequence ATGGTAGCTCAAGTCCTTCCCTCATATGCTATGTATGTCTTTTTACTCCCAGCCGATCTGATAAAAGATATTGAGGGCTGTATGGCAAAAAATTTCTGGAATTCCAATCAGAAAAACAACTCAAAAATTGGATGGATGTCGTGGAAAAGAATGTCAAAGCATAAGCTTTCAGGGGGTTTAGGATTTAGGTGTCTTCGAGATTTCAATATAGCCATGTTGGGGAAACAATGCTGGAGACTTCTCACCAATCACGAGAGCCTTGTAGCCCAGGTGTACAAGGGCAAATATTATGCAAATGGTGATTTCTTGAATGTTGATCTTGGAAGTAGCCCAAGTTTCATATTGAGAAGCATTTGTGAAGTAGGGAAAGTCATGTCTGCATGGTCAAGTTGGCGAATTGGTAATGGGATGGACATCCGAATTTTAAATCATCCTTGGTTACATGACCAAAGAAACCCGTATATAGAATCTACCTCACCAGATTTACTCAATCAAAATGTGGCGTCTTTGTTTAAG